GTCATCGGGGATTTATTTGAAGGTCAAGAACGGACTAAGGCCATGGGAACTTATCAGGTTATTATGGCCTTAACCCCTGCGATAGGTCCCTTGATTGGCGGAATCGTTGGCGGGAAGTTCGGTGTTTTTGGAGTTTTTCTATTTCTTGCTATAGCAGGCATTATTATTTTGATGGCGAACGCACTTTGGTTAGGGGAGAGTAAACCACCCCTGGAGTCAGCCACGGCAAAATTTTCGATCCGCTCATTCACAATATTTTGGGTCCATCGTAAAAGTCGGGCAATCATGCTGATCGGATTTGTTCAGGCATTTGCATCGACCATTGTGCTAGTGTTTATACCTAACATTCTCCAGCATTATTTTAATGCTTCTCCCGAAATAACCGGGGCTTCATTTTTATTCATGTCGTTATGTTTTATTCTCAGCCTGAAAGTCGGCGAGAGGCTTCAGCTTGCATGGGGCACAGAGAGAAGCTTTATTCTGGGATGCTGGCTGAACGCAATGTCGCTTGTATTCTTCGGTCTTTTTATTTGGATTTCCATGCCGCTGGCTATTGTGCTCTTTTGTTGGTTTGGCGCTACATACGGCATATCTTTTCCGCCGCCGCTTACGATGCTGACGGAGTTGTTTGACGAGGAACGGGCCGTTGCGGTCTCGCTGTATAACTTGTGCCGGAATGCAGGAGTGGCTGTTGGACCGATTGTAGGGGCGATGCTTTATTCCACTCATTCCGACTTGATATTATTTGGAGCAGCCGCCGCCGTATATGGATTGGCTATCGCAATTTCCCGGAACCTTTTATAAAACGAAATCCAAGGAAATCTTGGATTTTTCTTTTTTTGCAAGCGACTTTTTAGTTTATTCAGTCACCGTCGCCAGAAGCGCGGGACAAGTACCGGTCTACTATGCTCACCGCAACGGGAGCGGTTACGAAGGGCGGGGAGTGGATATGTTTGTCACCAAGGAAGGATATGTCAACGAATCTTTGGACCCGCTTTATCCTTTCGGTCATGGACTGTCTTATACGCAATTTTCCTACTCGGAGTTGGAATTGTCGAGTACAAAGGTAAGTCC
The window above is part of the Paenibacillus hamazuiensis genome. Proteins encoded here:
- a CDS encoding MFS transporter; translation: MINVGTSGLKSVDTKTNKRFILFLLGITSLVNGFAQFFYNPILPLVQAEFKTTLYWVNFTVTMFTVSMAIMQVVFGSMADRKGRRRALLIGVFLFVLGSFGAAFAKSILVLLIARVVQGMGAAAVPVVAAAVIGDLFEGQERTKAMGTYQVIMALTPAIGPLIGGIVGGKFGVFGVFLFLAIAGIIILMANALWLGESKPPLESATAKFSIRSFTIFWVHRKSRAIMLIGFVQAFASTIVLVFIPNILQHYFNASPEITGASFLFMSLCFILSLKVGERLQLAWGTERSFILGCWLNAMSLVFFGLFIWISMPLAIVLFCWFGATYGISFPPPLTMLTELFDEERAVAVSLYNLCRNAGVAVGPIVGAMLYSTHSDLILFGAAAAVYGLAIAISRNLL